The following coding sequences lie in one Agrobacterium vitis genomic window:
- a CDS encoding MFS transporter, with translation MFSMKSHSATIALIFGHIAGMIDLAGLPVWVGTLSAGFGFGNTHAGGLVTAFLLGVVLASLWVARMFHKLPGHLLAPGGYGASAVCFVLMSQLPPEFGTFLALHTLAGMATGAALSSTHGTMGRTANPLRIFALCSAGFGVFALVFLGTAPAVIAQSGPPTFFMILAAIMGTAALVTSMFFPKQQAGTDVQHYTAARIPATAWLVTIGVMLMNFVQALTFSYVERIGMARGYGEGEVQTVLLSIGIVNMFPGLIAAALQKRLPPLVVGIAGAAVQALLSVLITGSNDFLLYAVPSLFFAAVMIFTHTFLFGFLAKVDPSARAAAATPAMTMAGSAIAPLLGGVLSDVIGYHAIGLTAAVVACVTVALFARAHLSTRVIQQAGTT, from the coding sequence ATGTTCTCAATGAAATCGCATAGCGCCACCATCGCGCTGATATTTGGTCATATCGCCGGGATGATCGATCTTGCGGGCTTGCCGGTCTGGGTCGGGACGCTCTCGGCCGGCTTCGGGTTCGGGAACACGCATGCCGGCGGACTGGTTACCGCATTCCTGCTCGGCGTCGTGCTGGCAAGCCTCTGGGTAGCGCGCATGTTCCACAAACTCCCCGGCCATTTGCTGGCGCCGGGTGGCTACGGCGCAAGTGCAGTCTGCTTCGTTTTGATGTCGCAGCTTCCGCCGGAGTTTGGAACCTTCCTCGCCCTGCATACACTCGCCGGTATGGCCACGGGAGCGGCGCTTTCGTCAACGCATGGAACAATGGGACGGACGGCAAATCCTTTGCGGATCTTTGCGCTCTGCTCGGCCGGATTCGGCGTCTTCGCGCTCGTATTCCTCGGGACCGCGCCAGCGGTGATCGCCCAAAGCGGGCCTCCAACCTTTTTTATGATCCTTGCCGCGATCATGGGAACGGCGGCGCTTGTGACGTCGATGTTCTTCCCCAAGCAGCAGGCGGGGACGGACGTCCAGCACTATACGGCCGCTCGCATCCCTGCCACCGCTTGGCTTGTAACCATTGGAGTGATGCTGATGAACTTCGTCCAGGCCCTGACCTTTTCCTATGTGGAAAGGATCGGCATGGCGAGGGGCTACGGCGAGGGAGAGGTTCAGACAGTCCTCCTGTCGATCGGGATCGTCAATATGTTCCCGGGATTGATCGCCGCTGCTCTCCAGAAGCGGTTACCGCCGCTTGTAGTTGGCATTGCCGGCGCCGCCGTTCAGGCTCTTCTTTCCGTTCTCATCACCGGGTCGAACGATTTCCTGCTGTATGCGGTGCCATCGCTCTTCTTCGCTGCGGTTATGATCTTCACCCACACCTTTCTGTTTGGCTTCCTCGCCAAGGTCGATCCCTCCGCTCGGGCTGCGGCCGCGACGCCTGCGATGACGATGGCGGGCTCTGCGATCGCGCCTCTCCTCGGTGGCGTCCTGTCGGATGTGATCGGCTACCATGCCATTGGCCTAACGGCCGCCGTGGTCGCCTGCGTGACCGTGGCGCTGTTCGCCCGGGCCCATCTGTCCACGCGCGTGATCCAGCAGGCCGGGACAACGTGA
- a CDS encoding acetoacetate decarboxylase family protein yields MGFTPNPDHRYRMPAVFGPAVGPRQRPGGGMWSPEETGTMNAEWMAITYRTDPEKLAALLPPGMSLRGEPLLSVSCAWFKNLYWLAGRGYGILSLDFPVAYQGKTETLDGSFCPVIWEGQPEAILTGRDEMGFPKLFCDMPEIAWDRKKGTASCETSWFGFKFFDIALTDMVEDDAPPSLPGSGGGAAMYYKYVPRTNPRKGGGADVAYVTTPAPRPGEGRPDAISFEGYDFKRWRANGSFNWHRATFEQLPTTFHIVNTIADLPCLEIVRTEMVAFSGPGIGVSVNSIRPVEPATE; encoded by the coding sequence ATGGGCTTCACACCAAACCCCGATCATCGCTACCGAATGCCTGCGGTTTTCGGGCCGGCGGTAGGTCCCCGCCAAAGGCCAGGCGGCGGCATGTGGTCACCGGAAGAAACCGGCACGATGAATGCGGAGTGGATGGCGATCACATATCGCACCGACCCCGAGAAGCTGGCGGCTCTTCTTCCACCCGGCATGAGCTTGCGGGGCGAACCACTGCTCAGCGTTTCCTGCGCCTGGTTCAAAAACCTCTACTGGCTCGCCGGCCGAGGTTACGGCATTCTGTCGCTTGATTTTCCGGTTGCTTATCAGGGCAAAACCGAGACCCTTGATGGCTCTTTCTGCCCGGTGATCTGGGAGGGCCAACCTGAGGCGATCCTGACCGGCCGCGACGAGATGGGCTTCCCGAAACTCTTTTGCGACATGCCCGAAATTGCCTGGGATCGCAAAAAGGGTACGGCTTCTTGCGAGACGTCCTGGTTCGGCTTCAAGTTCTTCGATATCGCGCTCACGGATATGGTCGAAGATGATGCACCACCGAGCCTGCCCGGTTCGGGCGGTGGCGCGGCCATGTACTATAAATATGTGCCCCGCACGAACCCGCGGAAGGGGGGTGGCGCCGACGTCGCCTATGTCACCACACCGGCGCCGCGGCCAGGCGAAGGCCGTCCCGACGCCATCAGTTTCGAGGGCTACGACTTCAAGCGGTGGAGGGCCAACGGCAGCTTCAATTGGCACCGCGCCACGTTCGAGCAGCTCCCGACGACCTTTCACATCGTCAACACCATTGCAGACCTCCCATGTCTCGAAATCGTCAGAACCGAGATGGTCGCCTTTTCGGGCCCTGGCATCGGTGTATCCGTAAACAGCATCCGGCCGGTCGAACCGGCGACTGAGTAA
- a CDS encoding fumarylacetoacetate hydrolase family protein, producing the protein MKLARFAVEGKIRLGRVEGDYVFDLTNVAPDLNGSMKLLIERLHELRSAIQSVNAPCFQLSEVRLLAPIDDPRKFLAIGMNYKAHAEEAAAAGIPTPKSQLWFNKQVTCINGPFDDVVIPNVSGKVDYEAELGFVIGRRCRHVSREDARSVIAGYFVANDVTARDWQFRSPTYTLGKSFDTHGPIGPWITTDDEIADPHGLTLTLSLNGEERQRTSTGDMIYNIWDQIAYLSTVMTLEPGDIIATGTPSNVGIATETFMKPGDVVRVEVSGLGAIENHFVAE; encoded by the coding sequence ATGAAACTTGCCAGATTTGCGGTCGAAGGAAAAATCAGGCTCGGGAGGGTCGAAGGCGACTATGTCTTCGATCTCACGAATGTCGCGCCAGACCTGAATGGCTCCATGAAGCTCTTGATCGAAAGGTTGCACGAACTGCGATCTGCCATTCAGTCCGTGAATGCGCCCTGTTTCCAGCTATCCGAAGTACGTTTGCTTGCGCCGATCGATGATCCCCGCAAGTTTCTGGCCATCGGGATGAACTACAAGGCTCATGCGGAGGAGGCTGCCGCCGCGGGGATTCCGACACCGAAGTCGCAACTCTGGTTCAACAAGCAGGTCACCTGCATCAATGGACCCTTCGACGACGTCGTGATCCCGAACGTCTCCGGAAAAGTCGACTACGAGGCAGAACTGGGTTTCGTCATCGGAAGACGGTGCCGGCATGTCAGCCGCGAGGACGCCCGATCCGTTATTGCTGGCTATTTCGTCGCAAACGACGTCACGGCACGTGACTGGCAGTTCCGCTCGCCCACCTATACACTCGGCAAGAGCTTTGACACGCATGGTCCGATCGGTCCATGGATCACCACCGACGATGAGATCGCTGATCCTCACGGTTTGACCCTTACCCTCTCCCTCAATGGTGAAGAGCGCCAGCGGACGTCGACCGGCGACATGATCTACAACATCTGGGATCAAATCGCCTACCTCTCAACCGTTATGACCCTCGAACCGGGCGATATCATCGCAACCGGAACGCCGTCGAACGTAGGAATTGCGACAGAAACGTTCATGAAGCCGGGGGACGTCGTGCGGGTGGAGGTCAGCGGCCTCGGTGCAATCGAAAACCACTTTGTCGCCGAATGA
- a CDS encoding aldehyde dehydrogenase produces the protein MNVDLLISGSSVLASQNKTFQRFNPYNNEVASVVAAGSPEDAIAAVRAAHRAFPAWSAKGPHERRKLLLKAADLMEQRSGDFIAATTEETGATGPWGSFNVGVAAKMLREAASMTTQVTGEIIPSEKPGSMAMAVRQAVGVCVGIAPWNAPVILGTRAIATPLACGNTVVLKASEMCPRTHRMIGEVLNDAGIPAGVVNVITNAPEDAARVVEALVRAPEVKRVNFTGSTRVGRIIAKLCAEELKPCLLELGGKAPFIVLDDADVESAVNGAAFGAFMNMGQICMSTERIIVVESIADQFTKALAEKAGKLPAGDPSGPNVLGALVSLEAALKMDAIIADALDKGAQIVAGGRRNGAVVEATVLDHVTPAMRIYSEESFGPVKPIIRVKDAEEAVAIANDTEYGLAASLYTNDVTAGLRLAARIKSGICHINGPTVADEPQMPFGGVKESGWGRFGGKAAISEFTDLRWITIEDPKQGYPF, from the coding sequence ATGAACGTAGATCTTTTGATTTCCGGAAGCAGCGTGCTCGCGTCACAAAACAAGACGTTCCAGCGGTTTAACCCCTATAATAACGAGGTCGCTTCAGTTGTAGCCGCCGGCTCACCGGAAGACGCGATCGCCGCGGTGCGCGCTGCACACCGGGCCTTTCCCGCTTGGTCTGCAAAAGGTCCGCATGAGCGACGAAAGCTCCTTCTCAAGGCGGCGGACCTTATGGAGCAGCGCTCCGGTGATTTCATCGCGGCTACGACTGAGGAAACAGGTGCGACTGGACCTTGGGGCTCCTTCAACGTTGGAGTTGCTGCGAAGATGCTGCGAGAGGCGGCATCAATGACGACCCAGGTTACCGGGGAAATCATCCCCAGCGAGAAGCCCGGCAGCATGGCAATGGCTGTCCGCCAGGCCGTTGGTGTGTGTGTTGGCATCGCTCCCTGGAATGCCCCGGTCATTCTCGGTACGCGCGCAATCGCCACGCCTTTGGCCTGCGGCAATACGGTGGTGCTCAAGGCATCCGAGATGTGCCCCCGAACCCATCGGATGATTGGCGAGGTGCTGAATGACGCAGGAATTCCTGCAGGTGTTGTGAATGTCATAACGAATGCTCCCGAGGATGCCGCCCGCGTCGTCGAAGCGCTTGTTCGGGCGCCGGAGGTGAAGAGGGTGAATTTCACCGGTTCGACGCGCGTCGGCCGGATCATCGCAAAGCTGTGCGCGGAGGAGCTCAAGCCTTGCTTGCTGGAACTTGGTGGCAAAGCACCATTCATTGTCCTCGACGATGCTGATGTCGAGAGCGCGGTCAACGGTGCGGCATTCGGGGCTTTCATGAACATGGGCCAGATATGCATGTCGACGGAGCGCATCATCGTCGTCGAAAGCATAGCTGACCAGTTTACGAAGGCGCTTGCTGAGAAGGCCGGTAAACTGCCTGCGGGTGACCCCAGCGGCCCGAATGTTCTCGGGGCATTGGTGAGTCTCGAGGCTGCGTTGAAGATGGACGCAATCATTGCGGACGCCTTGGACAAGGGCGCTCAGATCGTTGCCGGCGGCAGACGGAATGGCGCCGTGGTCGAAGCAACAGTCCTCGATCATGTCACCCCGGCGATGCGGATATATAGCGAGGAGTCCTTTGGACCCGTCAAACCGATCATCCGTGTGAAGGATGCGGAGGAAGCTGTCGCAATCGCAAACGACACTGAATATGGTCTTGCCGCTTCGCTTTATACGAACGATGTCACGGCCGGCTTGAGACTCGCGGCGCGGATAAAATCCGGCATTTGCCATATCAACGGACCGACAGTTGCCGATGAGCCGCAGATGCCTTTCGGGGGCGTCAAGGAATCAGGCTGGGGACGGTTCGGTGGCAAAGCCGCGATCTCGGAGTTCACCGACCTTCGGTGGATCACCATCGAAGATCCGAAGCAAGGCTATCCATTCTGA